A window of Penaeus chinensis breed Huanghai No. 1 chromosome 9, ASM1920278v2, whole genome shotgun sequence genomic DNA:
atatatatatatatatatgcacacacacactaatatatatatatatatatatatatatatatatatatatatatgtgtgtgtgtgtatgtgtgtgtatatatatatttatgaaccgcattcatgttgacagatgtagaaaaggtatgaatgagaatgaatattttcacaatacaagagatgtatttggccggttagAATCgattatataatcgaaaccggtcaaagacatctcttgtattgtgaagatatttattctcattcataccttttctacatatatatatatatatatatatatatatatgcacacacacacacacacacacacacactaatatatatatatatatatatatatatatatatatatatatatataaatatactatatatacatattttatatatatatatatatatatatatatatatatatatgcatatgtatatatatgtatatatgtgtgtgagtatgtatatatgtatgtgtatatgataaatatatatatataaatatatttatctatatatatatatattcatatatatatatatatgcatatatatatagatgtatatatatatacatgtataaatatatatatatatatatatatatatatatatatatatgaaagagagggagagagagagagagagagagagagagagagagagagagagagagagagagagagagagagagagagagagagagagagagagagacagagcgatatGACGACCACGCTCAACTTAATTTAGAGcaagaataaaagatgaaaaaaaataaaaccgggCGAACgagcgagccagagagagagagagagagagagagagagagagacgaaacaaatCCCAGAATAaccataaagaagaggaaaatagaaacagaacacaaaacaacaggtacaacaacaaacaataacaataactttgtTTACAGGTCTGGGCCGGCGTCGTGCACAGAGACAAGCTGAACATTGTGTGTGCTTCCGAGCCTGAAGGTGAACCAAGGCAGATGGTAGCAAACATTGGCTCATCAAACACCTCCACTATATTACaggtgagggaggagaataaatcatcgtcattattattgttgttgtaccgTTATCACTAGGAATGGTGTCATTatacagtaattatcattactgttattgttattattattattgttgttgtaattgttattattgttattataactatatattattattgttgttgttgttgttgtttttgatattattgttattattattattattgctatcattattattattattgttattattattattattactattattattattgttgttgttgttattattgttatcattatcattatttattatcaacattatcattatgattgtcatcattatcattatgatcattataaccattattattattatcattatcattattaatattattattattattattattattattattattctcattattattattattattattgttattttcagtattattattaatatcactgatattgttattattattattattatcattattattattttactattattattttaccattattattattgtcattattatcattactatcatcatcataatcattattatcattattattattacttttattattattattattattattattattattattatcatcattatcatcattatcataattatcataatcatcatcatcattatcatcatcactattattattattatcattaatatcattattttcaatcacattattattgttattatttttatcattatcattatcatcatcatcatcatgttatttcTGCCATCATAgtcattgttaattattattattattattattattattattattattattattattattattattataatgataattattattatcattaccctcatcattcttattattattatcattattgttttgttgttattatcattattattgttcttattattatttttttagtattactatcattactattactattatgttattattatccttattattactataactgttattattatcattactattattattattgttattattatcattgttattatcattaccattattattaccagtattattatcatgtgtgttatatatatatatatatatatatatatatacatatatatatacatacatatatatatgtcacctcGCCACCTTTCCCCAGGCTGCATGGGTGACTCTCCACGGGCGTGAACTCCTGGTTTTGGCAACGGCGGCGGGCGTCCTGATCTACGAGTGGGATGGATCCGTGCTCCTTCACGCCCATCTGCTGCCCACGCCGCTCGCAGACGCCTCGTCCTCATTTACACGAGGGATCGCTGCACTGTACAGCggcgttgtgtgtgtgggtaagtgtgtaagggtgtgagtgtgtgagtttgtgagtgtgtgagggtgtgagtgtgtgagtgtgtgtgtaagtgtgtaagtgtgtgtgtgtgtatgtgtgtgagtgtgtaagtgtgtgagtgtgtaaatgtgtgagtgtgtgtgtgtgagtgtaagtgtgtaagtgtgtgtgtgtgtaagtgtgtaagtgtgtaactgggtaggtgtgtgtgggtaaagTCCTCATTACAGAAGGATAGGACATGTACTAACAAGCACGTACACATCGTAATATacgtacacttttatatatatatatatatatatatattcacacacgcacgtacgtacacattaCACGTTTATACTACAAATATTGTagtataaacgtatgtgtgtatttttaattcTGTAcctttgtaataattataataatgataataactgttattattatcattatgataataactgttattattatcattggtttcattattattattatcgttattattattatcactactattattattattgttgttgttgttatttttcgttattattattatcattattattattattattatatattattatcagtattgtagtagtagcattgtttttgttaatgttattatcattatcattctgttataAGTATAAAGCATGAAATGTTAAGCATAATCACAACATTACTAATATTTGAAAATCATTATTGCATTgtaaaatatcattatcacagtaatatacaccatcattatattgataatttgcATCATTCTTATATGTAAATAGCGATATCGTGTGTTTTGATATATCATGATTACTTCTAAAACGGTATTATTGCAATAAAAAGATAGTATTGCATTGTAagattatatgtatttacatcttaatatcatcattattgccttgAAACGTCATTATTGtatcataaacataattaatAAACAACACAAATCATATCTTTATTACAACATAAACATCatttatactaaaaaaaaaaacacgttattattaccatattgacGTAAACAATACTCTAAAAAAACACTTTATTATTACCACATTGGCATCagtaataatctaaaaaaaaaaaaaaaaaaacatttttatgatCGTATTGACATCATCAATATTCTAAAAACACATCATTATAGTACTATAAACATCAGTAATACCCCATAATCGCTTAAGATCCCTTGCCGTCTCTCCCCCAGGCGTGCATACAGGCGAAATCCTCACTCTCCCTGTGACCGAAGACGGCACagtaggcgagggagagagagtgaggtaccACGCCCGTCCTGTGACCGCCCTCGCCGCCCATGGCCTCGTCCTCGTCAGCGCCGACGACCAAGGGACTATTGTGGTGGCCGAGGATGTGGAGGGACTGAGGAAATTGTGTCTGATTGAGACATATAACGAGTGAGGACTTTGGGAATTCTGTGTCTCGTATTCCGTTGGTCTTTTGTTCTTTCTGATggtgttgagagggagaggggacagggagaggtagggaaggagagggagaggtagggagaaggagagggagatatagggagagggagagatagggagaaggagagggagagatagggaaagggagatatagggagaaggagagggagagatagggagaaggagagggagagatagggagaaggagagggagagatagggagaaggagagggagagatagggagaaggagatggagagatagggagagggtgagagggaggaagggagggagggagagggagagggagagagggaagagggaggaagggagggagggtgagaaggagagacagacagacaaacagagaaagagaaaacaaaaaagaaaaagcgaaaaggatgaaatcctcattattttttatttttttttactattaccgtcatcattattattattatgatcaacgttatcatcatttctaccatttacactattatcattaatattttcattatcattactagtatcatgactgttgtcattgttatcgcgAGTAGTAGTAAATACGAGTCAATTTAGAGATATTAGTTTACCCAAAATTAACCTTAACGTCCGGTTCAAGATGGCGCCGGATACTGGACTgtagttttattattgtcgttcttgTGATATTGAAATAGTTGATTAAGATGTTTTTGTAACTGTAActgctgttattttgttgttgtaactgcgcaaggaacatataaccaggtagttcCACTTCCATTTGTCCTGCTGAACCCCAAAATGAATTTGACTTTATCCCAAGAGTATCGTGGCAGCTGTTAATATTAGGGtactcttcgttatcataaataagagggcatcttttgttttatctttggtAATTACAACAATGCTGAGTAAATTATCAAATAGTCATGTATCTAGCTAAATCTGATATCTCAAGGTGCGCTcccattggctaaacgtgatgacgtcattagctctgtCCTTTTATTTGACCCGGTCAACTCAtgcaatattttgaaatatatatatacatatatataaagaatatttaaTATTTGCTATGAATAAGCTAAAGGGGCGGGGCTTAGCACGGAAGTTGCCAGCTAAGATTTTCATCAAGTTACTGCCTTGTAACAATGGATTTTTCTTTGATAATTATTGtacttaccattaccattatttgttatcataattaatttattatgataataatcatcattatcattctttatgatcatgatttatttattattattatttattaatactataatttatTTTCTCAACAGTACCAAAAGCTTCTCAGGCCAAATACCATaaaaagttattatatatatatatatatatatatatatatatataaaatatatatttctaaattaaATTTGATACTCTTCAGAACTGCCGTGACGTGCCTCAAAGCCTGGGCAGGTCAGATTGTGGCGGGATACCTGTCAGGACACATCAGGATATTCAATCTTCATGATGGCAGGATACAGGCTGAGGTAAGTGAAGGatacttgaaaaaaataatgataaatatatgaataaaggaatagatgaagaagtatatgaataaatgaatgaattaatcagTCGCTTATAGCAAAGAtcgtttctttatttctgtctgtctgtctattttttttattttttgtttctttgataGGAATTTATACGAATTGTAAGGGATTTTAAGGTTTATATATGATACAAGGAGTATAGATAGGTATAGCTTATGTAAAATGAACCtcgtttgtttaatatttttcgtGAAACGTTTGCTAAAAAATAATCAGTTATGGActcaatataattatgtattttaatGAAACGTAGTTATTTATtgcccgtgtttttttttttaaataatattgttatttttgttgttgttttgatattatcattgttattatcattattatcattattgtcattattgttactattattattgttgttaatattattattattattactgttattattattacttgtatcattattatgaatattattatattatcattattgttattattgttattattattagtagtactattaccattattattattattatctctttgtctccctccaccccctttctctttctctctctctctctctctctctctctctctccctccctccctctccctctccctcttcctctccttatccctctccctcactccctttccctctccttctccctctccctctccctctccctctccctctccctctccctctccctctccctctccctctccccctccctctccctctccctctcctctctctctctctctctctctctctctctctctctctctctctctctctctctctctctctctctctctctctctctctctctctctttctctctctcctcctctccctctccctctcctcctctccctctccctctcactcactccctcactccctcactccctttccctttccctttccctctccctctccctctccctctccctctccttctctctctctctctctccttccctaccccaggTCTGCGCCCACGTACGGGCGGTATCTGGCCTGGACATCGCCGTGGAGTCGGGTCTTCTGATCACGTCGGCGGAAGACACCTACGTCAGAGTGTGGCAGCTCGGCAAGATCGACGTCCCTGtgagtttcttgtttttgttttttgtttttgttttgttaatttttatgatttagtttaattattggtattatcttctttttttgggtcttacttttttatttattttatttgtggcaGCTCGGCAAGATCGACGTTCCTGtgagtttcttgtttttgtttttggtttttgttttgttcttttttgtgattgagtttatttattggtattatcttctttttttgggtcttacttttttatttattttatttgtggcaGCTCGGCAAGATCGATGTTCCTGTGAGTTCCTTCGCGgtggaaatgtttttttgttgttgttgttatatttatgatatgatatgttgttgttatatttatgttatcttcatttttgggtcttacttttttatttttttattttgttaacctttttatttatcttatttgtttatttatcttatttttatttatttactttttttttttctttttttttttttttttaaatatcttgtgTGTTGACTTACATGTGTAGgtacgtatatgcgtgtatacatgtataattacatGGATTCTCTTGTGATGAAAATGGGTCcccttattatgactattattatatatatattttttttcttttttgttttaatcttatgttatatatacgcaAGAAGACTCGCGCATGCCTATCTGTGGAAAATACGTCATGTCATTTTTTTCCTATAAttctatacatgtgtacgtacaaATCCACTTCCTTACCCACCCATACCCTTCCCTTTTCGCAGATCGAGCATAAGTACAGTTTCAGCGAGCGAGACACCTCCCTCTGCGGCGTGGCGTTCACAGACGATCTCGGGGCAGGGTACCTCACTACAGGCTACGATCGCCTCGACCTGCTGTGCTACGCTATgtaatgtggtggtggtggttggtggtggtgggggggttctGTAATCCCTCTGCGCtctggctgtgtctgtctgtctgtctgtctgtctgtttttgtctctcgctctgtttgtttgtgtctgtctctcttgcgctctgttcgtatgtgtctgtatgactttctcttgttctgtttgtctgtgcctttctgtctctctcgttctatttgtttgtatatgtgtctgtctcttttttgctcatatttgtctatctgtctctctctctctctctctctctctctctctctctcgctctgtttgtctgtctctccctgtgtttgcctgtatctgtctctttctctctcgctctgattgcctctctctctcgctctttctctatctgtctctctgtctctctctctctttctctatctgtctctctctctctccctctctttctctatctgtctccctctctctttctctatctgtctctctctctctctttctctatatgtctatctctctttctctatctgtctctctctctctttctctatctgtcagtctacgaTCTGTGTGAGACGACTTAAGCATTATTCCTCTTACAAATGCGTTTGTAGGGTAATGTAGTGTTTTCATCCTTCTTGTGCCCTGCTCTTTACCTAAATGAGTGTCTACGGCATATTGCTCTCTTTTTTGCATATCATTTAAGAGGATCACTGTGGTTTTCAGTACCCATGTTGCCTCTTTTATCTCAGAACAAAagtcattgttttcttttctttctcctctccgtaTTTCTGTCCTTATTACATCAGTGcaattagtgttatttttgtgaTACTTTCTTTCTCAAGATAAAAGGATTATGTGTTActttttgtctcttgttttgCGTGCGTGCATCAACCCCGATTTTCACCAAGACTAAAAATGCTCAGTTACATTTTGCATCATTCGAAgacattaatataaatgttatttctAAACAAAATCAAATGATCACTCACTTATCAGAACCAtctgcatatattttttctcttgtgatataaaaaaaagcttCCAGAATCATGATCACTTaattatatattgaaaataattccatattactagtattttttattaatatgtggtaattttgtttcattttcattatcaagttaattactgtcattgtaatgagcaaacaaatatatttgaGATCATTTGAAAATTACAGtatgataaaacatatataaaactagTTATGTCGATAAACTGAATCTTATGTAATAGTGAAATAAAATTGGTATTTTATCCATAGGCTTTCTGAATATAAAAAAATCCccttttaaaataattatgacataTTTCTTAATCCTAAATATAACATGAAcgcgaggaagagaagcagaaaggtaGACATAAGATGATAAGCttatgaagagaaggaggtggaacaAGAAAGACAAGATAGAAACAGGGAGAGCAGATAAGCAGATGGAAAGACTGAAAACGACAAAAAGAGTGGAAGTGGGTAGGAGAAAgatacaggtagagagagagagagagaaagagagagagagagagagagagagaaagagagaaagagagagagagagagagagagagagagagagagagagagagagagagagagagagagagagagagagagagagagagagagagagagagagagaaaagagagagagagaaagagagaaagagagagagagagagagagagagaaagagagagagagagagagagagagagagagagaaagggggggggggaatgaatcaaaaatgaaaagaaagagaaaaagacaaaataaaaacacacaaacacacgagctGGGAAAGTGAAAATACACACGTTTATAAACAGATTTAATAATGTACCCAAGGATAATAAAtattcatggaatatatataaaaattttatactaACATCGCACATGTATTTTCTTCAAAAAATTCTTCAaaaatatgtatcaaaataatagtaTGTACATCAATTTACATCAAACGAACATTTACATCAAACGAACATTTACATATTATCAAGAAGAGTATTCACATATATTAAACTCCATTATCTTGTTAGTCAAGAAAATAACGACATAAAACATTACACAAAaaagtatttcttttcttttaaatcaaAGTCTGTTatgcaggaggaaaaaaaaaataaataataataatatatataaacaaaaaaaacaaaaaaaatacggaCGTCATGATGGCGGATTGATCACGATTTctaatgaatataattaaaacATTCAATaagagaggatgata
This region includes:
- the LOC125028769 gene encoding WD repeat-containing protein 54-like — its product is MYEREKTVMLGSSASLLPNNLCRIRRNGKVWAGVVHRDKLNIVCASEPEGEPRQMVANIGSSNTSTILQAAWVTLHGRELLVLATAAGVLIYEWDGSVLLHAHLLPTPLADASSSFTRGIAALYSGVVCVGVHTGEILTLPVTEDGTVGEGERVRYHARPVTALAAHGLVLVSADDQGTIVVAEDVEGLRKLCLIETYNETAVTCLKAWAGQIVAGYLSGHIRIFNLHDGRIQAEVCAHVRAVSGLDIAVESGLLITSAEDTYVRVWQLGKIDVPIEHKYSFSERDTSLCGVAFTDDLGAGYLTTGYDRLDLLCYAM